Proteins from a single region of Chromobacterium sp. ATCC 53434:
- a CDS encoding ABC transporter substrate-binding protein, producing MRRNIRLLFALLLSSACQAATSPACPQGALKIGFYKMGAAYRDNRGYDVDLVHELAQRLRCPIANETQLPRLRALKMLETGQLDIGTSTIPTSERLAYAWIYPYNHSKNMVLLHPSVKARTLVELDRDPTLRWGAIRGYHHGPEQDRLLADLAARRQLVTADDEDDLYKMLANGIVTAAFAQPFSYGRWLRDPLLARQIVILDLYPQTDMIASGLALSKARFSQQAAERWHRELVKMYKDGTLYSILRRHLSDGAVKQMLQLPIE from the coding sequence ATGCGGCGAAACATCCGGCTCTTGTTTGCCCTGCTGCTCTCCTCGGCCTGCCAGGCCGCAACCAGTCCAGCCTGCCCGCAGGGGGCGCTCAAGATCGGCTTCTACAAGATGGGAGCCGCCTATCGCGACAACCGTGGCTATGACGTCGATCTGGTCCACGAACTGGCGCAACGACTGCGCTGCCCGATCGCCAACGAAACCCAGCTGCCGCGCTTGCGGGCGCTGAAAATGCTGGAAACCGGCCAACTGGATATCGGCACCTCGACCATTCCGACATCCGAACGGCTGGCCTACGCCTGGATTTACCCCTACAACCATAGCAAGAACATGGTATTGCTACACCCCAGCGTCAAGGCGCGCACGCTGGTGGAGCTGGATCGCGACCCGACGCTGCGCTGGGGCGCCATCCGCGGCTACCACCACGGACCGGAACAGGACAGGCTGCTGGCCGATCTCGCGGCGCGGCGCCAATTGGTGACGGCCGACGACGAGGACGATTTGTACAAGATGCTGGCCAATGGCATCGTCACCGCCGCCTTCGCCCAGCCGTTCAGCTATGGCCGCTGGCTGCGCGATCCGCTGCTGGCCCGGCAGATCGTCATCCTGGACCTGTATCCGCAGACCGACATGATCGCCAGCGGCCTGGCGCTGAGCAAGGCGCGCTTCAGCCAGCAGGCGGCCGAACGCTGGCATCGAGAACTGGTAAAGATGTACAAGGACGGCACCCTGTACAGCATTCTGCGCCGCCACTTGAGCGACGGCGCCGTCAAACAGATGCTGCAGCTGCCGATAGAATGA
- a CDS encoding ABC transporter substrate-binding protein, translating into MGFYEYGLAYHDGHGYDVDLIRELARRLHCAVASESVFPWIRTLKLLQIGEIDIATSATPTPDRLQYAWIYPYKHSKSMVLLRTEVQARTLASLPNDPKLRWGVIRGWKFSPMQEQLLAELGKRNKIVSAIDEHDLYKMLSEGVITGALAHPTSYDEWLRSPAIRNQVVVLDLFPDVEATAGGVALSKKRFPEAAAELWHAELRKMSRDGSLHDIFRRSLSEETTDYLLRLPVP; encoded by the coding sequence GTGGGGTTTTACGAATACGGCCTGGCCTACCACGACGGCCATGGCTATGACGTGGACCTGATACGGGAGCTGGCGCGCCGCCTGCATTGCGCCGTCGCCAGCGAAAGCGTGTTTCCATGGATTCGAACACTCAAACTGCTGCAAATCGGCGAAATCGACATCGCCACCTCCGCCACCCCGACGCCGGACCGCCTCCAGTACGCCTGGATCTACCCCTACAAACACAGCAAGAGCATGGTGCTGCTGCGCACCGAAGTCCAGGCCCGCACGCTGGCCTCGCTGCCGAACGACCCCAAGCTCAGATGGGGCGTGATTCGCGGCTGGAAATTCAGTCCGATGCAGGAGCAGTTGCTGGCGGAACTGGGCAAAAGAAACAAGATCGTGTCGGCCATCGACGAGCATGACCTGTACAAGATGCTGTCCGAAGGCGTGATTACCGGCGCGCTGGCCCATCCGACCAGCTATGACGAATGGCTCAGGAGTCCGGCCATCCGCAACCAGGTGGTCGTGCTCGACCTGTTTCCCGATGTCGAGGCGACGGCCGGCGGCGTGGCGCTGAGCAAGAAGCGTTTCCCGGAAGCGGCGGCCGAACTGTGGCATGCGGAACTGAGGAAAATGTCCCGCGACGGCAGCTTGCATGACATTTTCCGCCGCTCGCTGAGCGAGGAAACCACCGACTATCTGCTGCGCCTCCCGGTTCCCTGA
- a CDS encoding aldehyde dehydrogenase, whose product MSRSHAEWKQFAAELKIEGRAFIDGAYRAAADGRRFDCVNPANGAKLADIAHCGEAEVETAVKAARRAFDSGAWSGLAPRQRADILKRFAALIREHGDELALLETLDAGKPIGDTTAVDVPASAYCVDWYAEAIDKVGGEVVPVDPKLVGLVTREPVGVVAAVVPWNFPILMASWKFGPALAAGNAVIVKPSEKSPLTAIRVAALAKEAGIPDGIFQVLPGAGDVGRLLALHMDVDCVAFTGSTTVGKLIAGYAAQSNLKRAWLELGGKSPNIILPDCPDLARAARSAASGIFYNMGEVCTAGSRVLVHKDIKERFIEEFKKAASGFFPGDPLDPATGMGAIVDEIQYRKVLNYIDKGLSEGATLLMGGKAAHTDKGLFIEPTAFDCPSDDLTICREEIFGPVLSVITFSELDDAIRIANDTAYGLAAAVWTSNVSTAHQVSRRLRAGTVWVNCYDEGGDMNFPFGGYKQSGNGRDKSLHALDKYSELKSTLIKL is encoded by the coding sequence ATGTCCCGCAGTCACGCCGAATGGAAGCAATTTGCCGCAGAACTGAAAATTGAAGGCCGCGCCTTCATCGACGGCGCCTATCGCGCCGCCGCCGACGGCCGACGTTTCGATTGCGTCAATCCGGCCAACGGCGCCAAGCTGGCCGACATCGCCCACTGCGGCGAGGCCGAAGTGGAAACGGCGGTCAAGGCGGCTCGGCGCGCCTTCGACTCCGGCGCCTGGTCCGGCCTGGCGCCCCGCCAGCGCGCCGACATCCTGAAGCGCTTCGCCGCGCTGATCCGCGAACACGGCGACGAGCTGGCGCTGCTGGAAACGCTGGACGCCGGCAAGCCCATAGGCGACACCACCGCCGTCGACGTGCCGGCCTCCGCCTATTGCGTGGACTGGTACGCTGAGGCGATAGACAAGGTCGGCGGCGAAGTGGTGCCGGTCGATCCCAAACTGGTCGGCCTGGTCACCCGCGAGCCGGTCGGCGTCGTCGCCGCCGTGGTGCCGTGGAACTTCCCGATACTGATGGCCAGCTGGAAATTCGGCCCGGCGCTGGCCGCCGGCAACGCCGTCATCGTCAAGCCGTCCGAGAAATCGCCGCTGACCGCGATCCGCGTCGCCGCGCTGGCCAAAGAGGCCGGCATTCCCGACGGCATCTTCCAGGTGCTGCCTGGCGCCGGCGACGTCGGCCGCCTGCTGGCGCTGCATATGGACGTCGACTGCGTCGCCTTCACCGGCTCCACCACCGTCGGCAAACTGATCGCCGGCTACGCCGCCCAGTCGAACCTGAAACGCGCGTGGCTGGAGTTGGGCGGCAAATCGCCCAACATCATTCTGCCGGACTGCCCGGATCTGGCCCGCGCGGCGCGCTCCGCCGCCAGCGGCATCTTCTACAATATGGGCGAGGTCTGCACCGCCGGCTCCCGCGTGCTGGTGCACAAGGACATCAAGGAACGCTTCATCGAGGAGTTCAAGAAGGCCGCCTCCGGCTTCTTCCCCGGCGACCCGCTCGATCCGGCCACCGGCATGGGCGCCATCGTCGACGAGATCCAGTACCGCAAGGTGCTGAACTACATCGACAAGGGCCTGAGCGAGGGCGCCACGCTGCTGATGGGCGGCAAGGCCGCGCATACCGACAAGGGCCTGTTCATCGAACCGACCGCCTTCGACTGCCCGAGCGACGACCTGACCATCTGCCGCGAGGAGATTTTCGGACCGGTGCTGTCGGTGATCACCTTCAGCGAGCTGGACGACGCCATCCGCATCGCCAACGACACCGCCTATGGCCTGGCGGCCGCGGTGTGGACCTCCAATGTCAGCACCGCCCACCAGGTGTCGCGCCGCCTGCGCGCCGGCACCGTGTGGGTCAACTGCTATGACGAGGGCGGCGACATGAACTTCCCCTTCGGCGGCTACAAGCAGTCCGGCAACGGCCGCGACAAGTCGCTGCACGCGCTGGACAAGTACAGCGAACTGAAGAGCACGCTGATCAAGCTGTGA
- a CDS encoding VOC family protein, with translation MKLAYTIIYVPDVPASLRFFEAAFGLKRKFLHESDAYGELDTGETTLSFAQHELAAGNLPDGHVRASESARPLGMEIGLVTNDVAAAHAKALAHGAVELSAPKQKPWGQTVSYVRAPDGALIELCSPIAV, from the coding sequence TTGAAGCTGGCTTACACCATCATTTACGTGCCGGATGTGCCGGCATCGCTGCGCTTCTTCGAGGCCGCCTTCGGCCTCAAGCGCAAATTCCTGCACGAATCCGACGCCTACGGCGAACTGGACACCGGCGAGACCACGCTGTCCTTCGCCCAGCACGAACTGGCCGCCGGCAACCTGCCCGACGGCCACGTCCGTGCCAGCGAGTCCGCCAGGCCGCTGGGCATGGAGATCGGCCTCGTCACCAACGACGTGGCCGCGGCGCACGCGAAAGCGCTGGCGCACGGCGCCGTCGAGTTGTCGGCGCCGAAGCAAAAACCCTGGGGACAGACCGTGTCCTACGTTCGCGCGCCGGACGGCGCGCTGATCGAACTTTGCAGTCCCATAGCCGTTTGA
- a CDS encoding cupin domain-containing protein, with the protein MDVGARLRMVRTRFGLSQRELAKRAGVTNGTISLIEQNRVSPSVSSLKKVLEGLPITLAEFFTFDAEPGQPRVFYQADELPNLGNEDIRLMLVGTAHDKRDIAILREHYQPGADTGPDMLVHDGQEGGVIIRGSIEVTVGNDSRVLGPGDAYYFDSKLPHRFRNVGDDICEVVSASSPPTF; encoded by the coding sequence ATGGACGTCGGCGCACGGTTGAGAATGGTCAGGACACGCTTCGGCCTGTCGCAGCGGGAACTCGCCAAGCGGGCCGGCGTCACCAACGGCACCATCTCGCTGATCGAGCAGAACCGGGTCAGCCCGTCGGTCAGCTCGCTGAAGAAGGTGCTGGAAGGCCTGCCGATCACGCTGGCGGAGTTCTTCACCTTCGACGCCGAGCCGGGGCAGCCGCGTGTGTTTTACCAGGCAGACGAGCTGCCCAACCTCGGCAACGAGGACATCAGGCTGATGCTGGTCGGCACCGCCCACGACAAGCGCGACATCGCCATCCTGCGCGAGCACTACCAGCCGGGCGCCGACACCGGGCCCGACATGCTGGTGCACGACGGCCAGGAAGGCGGCGTCATCATACGCGGCAGCATAGAAGTGACGGTGGGCAACGACAGCCGGGTGCTGGGCCCCGGCGACGCCTACTACTTCGACAGCAAGCTGCCTCACCGCTTCCGCAATGTCGGCGACGACATCTGCGAGGTGGTCAGCGCCAGCTCGCCGCCCACTTTCTGA
- the ald gene encoding alanine dehydrogenase, translating into MLIGVPKEIKNHEYRVGLTPSGVRELVANGHKVLVQTHAGLAIGFTDEQYIQAGASIASNAEEVFERADMIVKVKEPQPVECRLLRPGQVLFTYLHLAPDPEQAKLLAESDAIAIAYETVTDERGGLPLLAPMSEVAGRMAIQAGAHALEKAQGGRGVLLGGVPGVAPAKVVVIGGGVVGLNAARMAMGAGADVTILDKSLSRLKEIDMVFGGRIKTLMSNSSNIDDSIRDADLVIGAVLIPGAAAPKLVTRAMLKTMKPGAVLVDVAIDQGGCFETSRATTHQDPIYTVDGIVHYCVANMPGGVARTSTQALTNATLPYTLELANKGWRQALLDNAHLRNGLNICRGRVTYRAVAQDLGHPYVDPIEAIKAAS; encoded by the coding sequence ATGCTGATCGGCGTTCCGAAGGAAATCAAAAACCATGAGTACCGGGTGGGTCTGACCCCGTCCGGCGTCCGCGAGCTGGTGGCGAACGGACACAAGGTGCTGGTGCAGACCCACGCAGGACTGGCCATTGGTTTTACCGACGAGCAGTACATCCAGGCGGGCGCGTCCATCGCGTCGAATGCCGAGGAGGTGTTCGAGCGCGCCGACATGATAGTCAAGGTCAAGGAGCCGCAGCCGGTCGAATGCCGGCTGCTGCGGCCGGGCCAGGTGCTGTTCACCTATCTGCACCTGGCGCCGGACCCGGAGCAGGCTAAGCTGCTGGCCGAGTCCGACGCGATCGCCATCGCCTACGAGACCGTCACCGACGAGCGCGGCGGCCTGCCGCTGCTGGCACCGATGTCCGAGGTGGCCGGCCGAATGGCGATACAGGCCGGCGCCCACGCGCTGGAGAAGGCGCAGGGCGGCCGCGGCGTGCTGCTGGGCGGCGTGCCCGGCGTGGCGCCGGCCAAGGTGGTGGTCATCGGTGGCGGCGTCGTCGGGCTGAACGCCGCGCGGATGGCGATGGGCGCCGGCGCCGACGTCACGATTCTGGACAAGTCGCTGTCCCGGCTGAAGGAAATCGACATGGTGTTCGGCGGCCGCATCAAGACGCTGATGTCCAATAGTTCCAATATCGACGACAGCATACGCGACGCCGATCTGGTGATAGGCGCGGTGCTGATCCCCGGCGCCGCGGCGCCGAAGCTGGTGACGCGGGCGATGCTGAAGACGATGAAGCCGGGCGCGGTGCTGGTCGACGTGGCGATAGACCAGGGCGGCTGTTTCGAGACCAGCCGCGCCACCACCCATCAGGATCCGATCTACACCGTCGACGGCATCGTCCACTACTGCGTGGCCAATATGCCGGGCGGCGTCGCGCGCACGTCCACCCAGGCGCTGACCAACGCCACGCTGCCGTATACGCTGGAGCTGGCCAACAAGGGCTGGCGCCAGGCGCTGCTGGACAACGCCCATCTGCGCAACGGCCTGAACATCTGTCGCGGCCGCGTCACCTACCGTGCCGTCGCGCAGGATCTGGGCCACCCCTACGTCGATCCGATCGAGGCCATCAAGGCCGCCAGCTGA
- a CDS encoding gamma-glutamyl-gamma-aminobutyrate hydrolase family protein: MSQAIIGIPCDMKMLGLLPFHAVGDKYIAAAAGGAGGLPLLIPAMGDADILRATLATLDGLLLPGSPSNVEPYHYGGGSSRQGTLHDPRRDATTLPLIRMVLEAGVPLLGICRGFQEINVALGGELHQHVQEQPGLRDHREIEGDDIGAMYAPAHRVDFVDGGMLARWSGRDGDMVNSLHQQGIKRLAPGLDAEAYAEDGLVEAYRVRDAKRFAFAVQWHPEWCYWDNPVSQAIFQAFGDACRARHAERVG, from the coding sequence ATGTCGCAAGCAATCATCGGCATTCCGTGTGACATGAAAATGTTGGGCCTGCTGCCGTTCCACGCGGTGGGCGACAAATACATCGCGGCGGCGGCCGGCGGCGCCGGCGGCCTGCCGCTGCTGATCCCGGCGATGGGCGACGCCGACATCCTGCGCGCTACGCTGGCGACGCTGGACGGCCTGCTGCTGCCGGGCTCGCCGTCCAATGTCGAGCCCTACCATTACGGCGGCGGGTCCAGCCGCCAGGGCACGCTGCACGATCCGCGCCGCGACGCCACCACGCTGCCGCTGATCCGCATGGTGCTGGAGGCCGGCGTGCCGCTGCTGGGCATCTGCCGCGGCTTCCAGGAGATCAACGTCGCGCTGGGCGGCGAGCTGCATCAGCATGTGCAGGAGCAGCCGGGCCTGCGCGACCACCGCGAGATCGAGGGCGACGATATCGGCGCGATGTACGCGCCGGCGCACCGAGTCGACTTCGTCGACGGCGGCATGCTGGCGCGGTGGTCGGGCCGCGACGGCGACATGGTCAATTCGCTGCACCAGCAGGGCATCAAGCGGCTGGCGCCGGGCTTGGACGCCGAGGCCTACGCCGAGGACGGCCTGGTCGAGGCCTACCGCGTCCGCGACGCCAAGCGCTTCGCCTTCGCCGTGCAGTGGCACCCGGAATGGTGCTATTGGGACAATCCGGTGTCCCAGGCGATCTTCCAGGCTTTCGGCGACGCCTGCCGCGCTCGCCACGCGGAGCGCGTGGGCTAG
- a CDS encoding glutamine synthetase family protein: MNHQINEWLREHRITEVECIVPDMTGVARGKIVPKDKFVSDPEMRLPEAVLIQTVTGDYPDDSLLDLTDPDMVLEPDPNTLRYVPWAVDPTAQLIYDCCRADGSPVDVAPRNVLKRVLGLFDEMGLEPVLAPEMEFYLLSPNPDPDIPLAAPIGRTGRAEFGRRSYSIDAVNEFDPLFEDIYDYCHAQNLEVDTLIHEIGTAQMEINFLHGNPLELADQVFLFKRTVREAAFRHNMYATFMAKPMENEPGSAMHIHQSLVDKNTGRNVFTNEDGSPSDIFFQFIAGMQKYIPQTMPLFAPYVNSFRRLSRYTAAPTNVEWGYDNRTVGLRVPHSSPAARRIENRVPGVDVNPYIAIAATLACGYLGMVNKLQPSEPRQTDAYELPYQFPNSSEESLQRLAGCHEIAEVLGPRFVSMYVAMKEKEFAEYFRVISPWERKFLLLHV, translated from the coding sequence ATGAATCACCAGATCAACGAATGGCTGCGAGAGCACCGAATCACCGAGGTCGAATGTATCGTGCCGGACATGACCGGCGTGGCGCGCGGCAAGATCGTGCCGAAGGACAAGTTCGTGTCCGATCCGGAAATGCGGCTGCCGGAAGCGGTGCTGATCCAGACCGTTACCGGCGACTATCCGGACGACAGCCTGCTCGATCTGACCGATCCGGACATGGTGCTGGAGCCGGACCCGAACACGCTGCGCTATGTGCCGTGGGCGGTCGATCCGACGGCGCAGCTGATCTACGACTGCTGCCGCGCCGACGGCAGCCCGGTGGACGTGGCGCCGCGCAATGTGCTGAAGCGCGTGCTGGGCCTGTTCGACGAGATGGGGCTGGAGCCGGTGCTGGCGCCGGAGATGGAGTTCTACCTGCTGTCGCCGAACCCGGACCCGGACATTCCGCTGGCGGCGCCGATAGGGCGCACCGGCAGGGCGGAGTTCGGCCGCCGCTCGTATTCGATAGACGCGGTCAACGAATTCGATCCGCTGTTCGAGGACATCTACGACTACTGCCACGCGCAGAACCTGGAAGTGGACACGCTGATCCACGAGATCGGCACCGCGCAGATGGAGATCAACTTCCTGCACGGCAATCCGCTGGAGCTGGCCGACCAGGTCTTCCTGTTCAAGCGCACCGTGCGCGAGGCCGCGTTCCGCCACAATATGTACGCCACCTTCATGGCCAAGCCGATGGAGAACGAGCCGGGCAGCGCGATGCACATCCATCAGAGCCTGGTCGACAAGAATACCGGCCGCAACGTGTTCACCAACGAGGACGGCAGCCCGTCCGACATCTTCTTCCAGTTCATCGCCGGCATGCAGAAATACATTCCGCAGACCATGCCGCTGTTCGCCCCCTACGTGAACTCATTCCGTCGTTTGTCTCGCTACACCGCGGCGCCGACCAATGTCGAATGGGGTTACGACAACCGCACAGTCGGACTGCGCGTGCCGCATTCGTCGCCGGCGGCGCGCCGCATCGAGAACCGGGTGCCCGGCGTCGACGTCAATCCCTATATCGCGATCGCCGCTACGCTGGCCTGCGGCTACCTGGGCATGGTCAACAAGCTCCAGCCGTCCGAGCCGAGGCAGACCGACGCCTACGAGCTGCCGTATCAGTTCCCGAACAGTTCGGAGGAATCGCTGCAGCGGCTGGCCGGCTGCCACGAGATCGCCGAGGTGCTGGGGCCGCGATTCGTCAGCATGTACGTGGCGATGAAGGAAAAGGAGTTCGCCGAGTATTTCCGCGTGATCAGCCCGTGGGAGCGCAAGTTCCTGCTGTTGCACGTTTGA
- a CDS encoding aspartate aminotransferase family protein, with translation MQKQRTTSQWRELDAAHHLHPFTDTASLNQQGARVMTHGDGVYLWDSEGNKIIDGMAGLWCVNVGYGRKDFAEAARRQMDELPFYNTFFKTTHPAVVELSSLLAEVTPAGFDHVFYTNSGSESVDTMIRMVRRYWDVQGKPQKKTLIGRWNGYHGSTIGGASLGGMKYMHEQGDLPIPGMAHIEQPWWYKHGKDMTPEEFGVVAARWLEERILEIGADKVAAFVAEPIQGAGGVIIPPATYWPEIERICRKHDVLIVADEVICGFGRTGEWFGHQHFGFQPDLFTAAKGLSSGYLPIGAVFVGKRVAEGLAAGGDFNHGFTYSGHPVCAAVAHANVVALRDEGIVQRVKDDIGPYMQQRWRETFSRFEHVDDVRGVGMIQAFTLVKSKATRELFADFGDAGTLCRDIFFRNNLIMRACGDHIVSAPPLVMTRAEVDEMLTVAARCLEEFERTLKERGLV, from the coding sequence ATGCAGAAACAACGTACCACCAGCCAATGGCGTGAACTGGACGCCGCCCACCACCTGCATCCGTTCACCGATACCGCATCGCTGAACCAGCAGGGCGCCCGAGTGATGACGCACGGGGACGGCGTCTATCTGTGGGATTCCGAGGGGAACAAGATCATAGACGGCATGGCCGGCCTGTGGTGTGTCAATGTCGGCTACGGCCGCAAGGACTTCGCCGAGGCGGCGCGCCGCCAGATGGACGAGCTGCCGTTCTACAACACCTTTTTCAAGACCACCCATCCGGCGGTGGTCGAGTTGTCCAGCCTGCTGGCCGAGGTGACGCCCGCCGGCTTCGACCACGTGTTCTACACCAACTCCGGCTCCGAGTCGGTGGACACGATGATAAGGATGGTGCGCCGCTACTGGGATGTGCAGGGCAAGCCGCAGAAGAAGACGCTGATCGGCCGCTGGAACGGCTATCACGGCTCGACGATAGGCGGCGCCAGCCTCGGCGGCATGAAATACATGCACGAGCAGGGCGACCTGCCGATTCCCGGCATGGCCCACATCGAGCAGCCGTGGTGGTACAAGCACGGCAAGGACATGACGCCGGAAGAGTTCGGCGTGGTGGCCGCGCGCTGGCTGGAAGAGCGGATTTTGGAGATCGGCGCCGACAAGGTGGCCGCCTTCGTCGCCGAGCCGATACAGGGCGCGGGCGGCGTCATCATCCCGCCGGCCACCTACTGGCCGGAGATCGAGCGCATCTGCCGCAAGCATGATGTGCTGATCGTCGCAGATGAGGTGATCTGCGGCTTCGGTCGCACCGGCGAATGGTTCGGCCATCAGCATTTCGGCTTCCAGCCGGACCTGTTCACTGCCGCCAAGGGCCTGTCGTCCGGCTATCTGCCGATAGGCGCGGTCTTCGTCGGCAAGCGCGTCGCCGAAGGCCTGGCCGCCGGCGGCGACTTCAACCACGGCTTCACCTACTCCGGCCATCCGGTCTGCGCCGCGGTCGCGCACGCCAATGTGGTGGCGCTGCGCGACGAGGGCATCGTCCAGCGCGTCAAGGACGACATCGGCCCGTACATGCAGCAGCGCTGGCGCGAGACTTTCAGCCGCTTCGAGCATGTCGACGACGTGCGCGGCGTCGGCATGATCCAGGCCTTCACCCTGGTGAAGAGCAAGGCGACGCGCGAGCTGTTCGCCGATTTCGGCGATGCCGGCACGCTGTGCCGCGACATCTTCTTCCGCAACAATCTGATCATGCGCGCCTGCGGCGACCATATCGTGTCGGCGCCGCCGCTGGTGATGACGCGGGCGGAGGTCGACGAAATGCTGACGGTGGCGGCGCGTTGCCTGGAGGAGTTCGAACGGACGCTGAAGGAGCGCGGCCTGGTGTGA
- the motA gene encoding flagellar motor stator protein MotA produces MFVAIGYILILASVLGGFVAAGGELAALMQPLEVVMIVGAALGAFVVANGGAPLKATMKAMPTVFKGSPYSKAFYMDLFSLLFEILTKVRKEGLMSIEADVENPEASPVFSKYPTVLHDHHIVEFVCDYLRLMVGGNLNAFEIENLMDVEIDTHHHEGEVPVNAVKGLADGMPAFGIVAAVMGVVHTMASVGAPPAELGMLIAHALVGTFLGILLAYGFVGPLATILEHKLGDGTRVYQTIKVTLLASLNGYAPQVAVEFGRKALTSTDRPSFKELEDHVKQKK; encoded by the coding sequence ATGTTCGTCGCAATCGGGTACATCCTTATCCTCGCATCGGTGCTTGGGGGCTTTGTCGCGGCAGGGGGGGAGTTGGCCGCGCTGATGCAGCCGCTGGAGGTGGTGATGATCGTAGGCGCCGCTCTCGGCGCCTTTGTCGTCGCCAACGGCGGCGCGCCGCTGAAGGCCACCATGAAGGCCATGCCCACCGTGTTCAAGGGCAGTCCCTACAGCAAGGCCTTCTATATGGACCTGTTCTCCTTGCTGTTCGAGATACTGACCAAGGTGCGCAAGGAGGGCCTGATGTCGATCGAGGCCGATGTCGAGAATCCCGAGGCCAGCCCGGTCTTCTCCAAGTATCCGACCGTGCTGCACGACCACCACATCGTCGAGTTCGTCTGCGACTATCTGCGGCTGATGGTCGGCGGCAATCTGAACGCCTTCGAGATCGAGAATCTGATGGATGTGGAGATCGACACCCACCACCACGAGGGCGAGGTGCCGGTCAACGCGGTCAAGGGGCTGGCGGACGGCATGCCGGCCTTCGGTATCGTCGCCGCGGTGATGGGCGTGGTGCACACGATGGCGTCGGTGGGCGCGCCGCCGGCCGAGCTGGGCATGCTGATCGCCCACGCGCTGGTGGGCACCTTCCTCGGTATTTTGCTGGCCTACGGCTTCGTCGGGCCGCTGGCGACCATCCTGGAACACAAGCTGGGCGACGGCACCCGCGTCTACCAGACCATCAAGGTCACGCTGCTGGCCAGCCTGAACGGCTACGCGCCGCAGGTGGCGGTGGAGTTCGGCCGCAAGGCCCTGACTTCGACTGATCGGCCGTCCTTCAAGGAATTGGAAGATCACGTCAAGCAGAAGAAATAA
- the motB gene encoding flagellar motor protein MotB, whose translation MADESQRPIIVKKIKKGGHGHHGGAWKIAYADFVTAMMAFFLLMWLLGSASQGTLNGIAEYFKTPLKVALSGGAGAGDATSVVKGGGNDLTKQAGQVNKAGSKKEEVMQKQQEQAKLNQLQQKIQQNIEHSELLKEYKNQLKLEMTPEGLKIQIVDEQNRPMFDSGSSRMLPHTRVLLQQLAPDLNQMANKVSISGHTDAKPFAGGQGGYSNWELSADRANTARRELVAGGLSESKILRVVGLSSANPLIKSDVFSPENRRITILVLNKDTESSILNDGFKPQMNQEVIGGPASNGEAPAAGSP comes from the coding sequence ATGGCAGACGAATCGCAACGGCCAATCATAGTCAAAAAGATCAAGAAGGGCGGGCACGGCCATCACGGCGGCGCCTGGAAGATCGCCTACGCCGACTTCGTGACGGCGATGATGGCCTTCTTTCTGCTGATGTGGCTGCTGGGCTCGGCCTCGCAGGGCACGCTGAACGGCATCGCCGAATACTTCAAGACGCCGCTGAAGGTGGCCTTGTCCGGCGGCGCCGGCGCCGGCGACGCCACCTCGGTGGTCAAGGGCGGCGGCAACGACCTGACCAAGCAGGCCGGCCAGGTCAACAAGGCCGGTTCCAAGAAGGAAGAGGTGATGCAGAAGCAGCAGGAACAGGCCAAGCTGAACCAGCTGCAGCAGAAGATCCAGCAGAACATCGAGCATAGCGAGCTCTTGAAGGAGTACAAGAATCAGCTGAAGCTGGAAATGACGCCGGAAGGGCTGAAGATCCAGATCGTCGACGAGCAGAACCGGCCGATGTTCGACTCCGGCAGCTCGCGGATGCTGCCGCATACCCGGGTGCTTCTGCAGCAACTGGCGCCGGACCTGAACCAGATGGCGAACAAGGTCAGCATTTCCGGCCATACCGACGCCAAGCCGTTCGCCGGCGGGCAGGGCGGCTACAGCAACTGGGAATTGTCGGCCGATCGCGCCAACACCGCGCGGCGCGAACTGGTCGCCGGCGGCCTCAGCGAAAGCAAGATACTGCGCGTGGTCGGCCTGTCCTCGGCCAATCCGCTGATCAAGAGCGACGTCTTCAGCCCGGAAAACCGCCGCATCACGATCCTGGTGCTGAACAAGGATACCGAATCGTCGATCCTGAACGACGGCTTCAAGCCGCAGATGAACCAGGAAGTGATAGGTGGGCCGGCCAGCAACGGCGAAGCGCCGGCGGCCGGCTCTCCGTAA